The Suricata suricatta isolate VVHF042 chromosome 16, meerkat_22Aug2017_6uvM2_HiC, whole genome shotgun sequence genome contains the following window.
CTGCACTCCTTTTTCCTCTGGGAAgtgcctctgcccctccatccctccGGAGCTACCGTCTTATCACATCATGACCTGTTCCTGGCCGTTTGATTCTCCCGGGGATAAGCACTTGGCCCCAGCTGGGCCAATGCCAGAGTCCTCACCCAAGACTCTTGTGACAGGAACTTAAAAAGAGAGTTGGCTTTACGTTAGTGACCAAAACTGTGAACATGGAGGCTGTCAGTGACCAGGGGGAGCCGGGGTGCCAGCAGAAAGAATAATGAAACCAACAGACATACacgcagagaggacagagacatgAAGACATTTGAGCATTTGAGTCCTTGATTCTGATATGGCATAGGGATTTCATGAAGCATGCCCTCCAATCTTTGGCCAGGACCTTCTTTATGCTAAGGCTAGTCAGGGATGGTTTTCAGTTACTTTCAGTCAAAAAGCGCCCTTACCAATACATACTCTGTCATATTATTGCTAATATACCACAATAAATATCTACTGAGATGCAACCCTGTGATGTTGTTTCAATACTCAAAACATAGATATGAGCCAGATCTCCTAACAAAGATGGCTAATTTTATATATGATCTCAATAAACTTTCCAAATGTAAATTTATGATAAGTACTTAAATATTCTCATAAGTACTTAAGACACATTTTTGATAAATGCTGAAGCTTACATAGTAAACTTTTATTgatctggctttcttttttttttaaataagtattaactcttcttttttttattaaaaaaatttttttaatgttcattttatttttgagagagacactgagcatgagtgggggatggtcagagagagagggagacacagaatccgaagcaggctccaggctctgagctgtcagcccagagcctgatgcggggctcaaacccacgaaccgtgagatcattacctgagctgaagtcggccgctcaaccgactgagccacccaggtgcccctgatctggCTTTCTAAACAGCAAGagatttgaaattattaaaaatttcctcACTCTACTTTACGGAAACAAATGAACTAAGATGTGGTCACTAAGGAAAACCATTCTAAAAACACCTTTTGGGATACACTATAGGGTCAACACCAGCACCCTTGATACTATGTGTATTCAGTGGCTGAATCATCAAAGCTATATTAAGCACAGCTTGACCTTGTTTTGGAGTGTATTTTAGTCTACTATAATTCTACACTATAACTTGTTTATAATTCGTCATGGTAATAATAGCTAGTACTTTTGAGTTCCTACCACGTACCAGGTAGGCACTGTTCTAGGGGCCAAACACATATTAACTTTTCAACCCCCCACAGCAATCCTATTGGGTAGATACTGTTGTTAGGCCCATTTACAGGTGATGAAGAGGTTAcgtaatttacccaaggtcacacacccaTTAGGAGGGTAGGCTGTGGAGAGAACAGCCTGATACCACAGTGCGTACCTGTTAGGTAACTGAGATAGTTAATCATAGTAGCTCTCATGTAAATAGCATAATCAACTAACAAGATACTCTACTTCTCAAGTCCTTTAGAGGAGAATTTAATGTACTGCTTTACCCATTCTTTGGATTTGTAGACTAGATCTTGGGTATCAGTGAGGCAGAGCTCTGTGAAGGAGATCTTTTATTGTGAGAGCTTAGGTCCCTGTGACTTGGGAGAAAGCCACATGGTGGGTCTCTCCTACCCAGAGACAGCCTCCACCAGGCTCTCCTCGCTTCCTCACGGTGAGAGCAAATCTTTCCACGGCTGCCCATCTCTCTTAGGGTCAAGTTCAGAACACTTCCCGGGCTACAGGCCTTATCAATCTCGCCAGCCTCCACTGAGGCACTGTGCTCCAGCCACTGTGGCCTTACATCCCTCCCGTCACAAACCCTTTAGATGCGACATTCCCTCGGACTGACTGGTCCATCCACTTCATCTGCACCCCGGAGCCAAATCCCACTGGTCTTTTAGGACTTCCCTGCCCCACAGACCACATTTGCTTCCCTTCTTTTGATCTCACAGCGTCTTGTGCTTCTTTGtcatatttatgaaaatagtAACAGAAAAATTGTGTAAGCACCGAACGGCTATCTCCTTGGCGCTAAGTGTGAACTTGCTGTGGGCAAGGGCTCTGCTTTTCTTGTTGCTGAATCCCCAGCACGTAGCCCACAACTTAGCACGTAGTtggcactaaataaatatttgtaaactaagTAGAAGAATTTCCGGCCCCCACCTGAGGAGGAAATGAGTACTGGAGTCTCCTTGGCATTGACCAGACCTACTGAGTGTGGAGGGAGGCCTGCCCAGACACAGAATGCTAGAGCAGCTTGGCAGAGTGGTTAGAGAGCCAGAGATAAATGAGtagatctaaaaaaaataaatgtccctACATAACTGGTAAGTGATTAGCAAACGGTGAGCgtaaaaattatgattttgtgAGCAGTAAAACAATCCGGTGTTAAGAGCGTTAACATCTCAatcaaagaaaattcaaatcaGAACGCCAAGGGccaaagtaaaagaaacataGAGGTTTTGATGAGGCTGTGTCTTGCTACCAAGTACGGTTCCATGGTTATCGCTGTTGTTCACTTTTAGCTGCAGCCCttttaagttttatctttatgttttttttttcaaaggttttatCATGTCTTTAACTGATTCCTCGAAACAATCTTGTGCGGCGAGCTGGTGCCATGGCCTGGGCGATGAAGAAATGTTTCCTCTTTCAAAGACTCTTATTTTTTGGACGATAAGAATTGCTAAAGAGGAAGCAATCAAACCTATCGCGCTGGCTCTGCCCTCCGCCCAGCGCGCGGCTTCCTGGTTTTAAAACGCTTTCAGATCCTCCTGTGAAGTCTCTGGGTTACATTAGACTGGACCGCCGCGCGGTTCTTGAGATCCCGTCTCTTTCTGTTCACCTGGCAGACGGCACACGGGAATCGATCGCGGAAATCCGATCATTTCCCGGTGGAAACGAACCTCAGTTTGCCGCGCTCACCAACCAATGTGACATCGGCACTAACCCTACGCTGGGAAAGTGCCACTTCATGTCGTTGTCCGGGAAGCTTGCAACTGCTGTCAGTGCTGCGAAGCCCGGCTCTTTCCTCCAGGCTCCGTCGGGCGCCCGGGAGCGGCGTCTCGGGGACCCTCCGGGGACCGCCCCAGCGAGGGGAGCCCAGGGGGTCTCCCAGAGGACTCGGAGAAACCCAGGCGACTGTCAGTGGTTCAAACACCTCCGGAAGTTGTGCTTTCCAAAGACAGGTGTGGCCTTCGCGAGGCTACAGCTCTCCAGTGCCTCCAACTCTCACAGACCCTCTCTCGCCTCCGAGTTCCCACAGCCCCCGGCCGCCGCCCGGTGCCCACAGCGAAGGATGCCGGCGGCGCCAGGAGCCGCGGGCCGCTCCCGNNNNNNNNNNNNNNNNNNNNNNNNNNNNNNNNNNNNNNNNNNNNNNNNNNNNNNNNNNNNNNNNNNNNNNNNNNNNNNNNNNNNNNNNNNNNNNNNNNNNCCGGGAGGCGGCTGCCGTGCGCGCGGGACTCGCCGTCACAGAAGCGATCCTGCGCTCGCGCCGGGGCCGTGGTCCGCGGAGCCGGCGCCGCCCTGCCGAGCGGGGCTCCACCACGCGCAGCAGCCGCGAGGTGAGGAGGCAGCGGAGGGCGAGAAAGAAATGAAGCGCTTCGGTAGCTTGTCGGAGCgcacacagcaaagaaaatcGCTCACAGACGTGGCTAGTGAAAGGAATGGAAATGCATACTTGGGGGAAGGAGCGTCTGGTCCTCCGAGGAGGCTTGAATGCTTTCATGTTTGAGACGGTTTAGTTGTTTCGTTTTCCTTTTGCCCGAGCTTTGTGTGTAATCTGGCACCTTACAGTGTCCTTGTTTCAGAGAGGTGGTGAGGTTAGTGGGTTACACAGAAGTTGGCAGTTTCCTCTCCCGAGCCCACACTCCGGGAATCCTTAGGTGAAGAGATTGTCCTCAGTTCAGATAGCATGTGCGACTAGCAAATACGTTTTGGAAAGAAATTGCTACAGGGGGTTGCTTTCCTAAGAAATTGTGCATCTAAAAGTTCTTGATATTGAAAAGCTAAAATCTGGTCACTGTTACCACCTGATTCGTCTTTGGCATGAGCTATGCCCAAAGTTGATCCTCTGTTTCTGGAAACGCTTACTATAAACATGGCTAAATAATTACAGGATGCTAGTGAGCTGaagaatttttcagtttcttgatttcctgCTTCTGGTGGGTCCACTTGGCTTACTCAATCGTTTGTAAATACCTGCCTGAAAAACAGGTAAAaatgaaacttcatttttttcagaatatcCTTTAAATTCTCAAGAGCACATCATGACCGTCAGCAGTTGTCTGATCTGGGAGAGGTTGGTTTCATCTGTAGGGATTTGAACAGCACATGGTGAGTCCCTGGTAAAGACAACTAGGGCCTCCTGGGGCTCCGTTAGGTCTTTGGTGTAGGATTGCCTCCCCTGTAGTAGCCACAATTCCAAATGTATTGTGTGTTCTTGGGCGGGAGTTCCTCTTTGGGTTCTTGTAGGTACATTGGTCTCCTACCTTTTTTGGCTTTCCAGCtctgttggttaaaaaaaatttttttttttgtatcatttcCTAGTAGAGGGTATATTCGTAAACAAtgtatgtactcttttttttttttgtatgttgtaaATCATAACAAGTAGATTTAAAAgatgacactaaaaaaaaaaataagtgaacatgcATTTGCTCCATATTCCATTGGACCACTTATGTACCCCCAAATGGATGTCCCCTCCTTGGTGGACCCCAGTTTGGTGTCGTGAAGTGAACAGTGGCAGCTAAAAGGAGTGCTGCTCCTTTGGGCAGGTAGTGACTTTGCTTACCTTCACATCTCTTGAAGTATGGAGTTGTCAGGCCCTGGCAACACATGGCCTAAGAACGTGAAGTTATTCATTGGAACACGTAACTGGGCTAAGTAGAAAATCAAGGTTCTCAGTTGAAATAAAGCAAAGACCAGACCAGAAATTGATGTTCACTGTATAGACTCGCTACTCAAAGAAGCAGGTggaactgtatttttattttcctgtacaCCTTTAAGAAAGACCAAGAACTTAAGGAAGTAAGACCATAATATCTTAACACTCCTGATTTAATTGTGGTTGTTTTAAGAGATTCCACTAGAGAATCTATCTCAGTTTTATATACAAcatttataaagataaatgttttctcttagcCTATGAGCCAGTATTTgacaaatgtttccttttttaaaaattattttcatttattttatttttattaaaaagtttttttttaatgtttatttttgagagacagagacagagtatgagcaggggagggacagagagagagggagacacagaatctgaagcaggctccaggctgtgagctgtcagtacagagcctgacatggggctcaaactcaggaaccaagagatcatgacctgagctgaagtcagacggtcaaccaacttagccacccgggcgcccctcacttttttattttagatagagtgCAAGAagtggggggggagaggggaggagggagggagagacagacagaatcttaagcaggttctacgttgagcatggagcctgaagtggggcccCATCACACGACCCTGGggtcaagacttgagctgaaatcaagagtggaatgctcaatcgactgagccacccaggagcccctggacaaGTACTTCTTGGGCACCACCACTACATGGCTAGCCCTGCACTCCTAGCTGCTGAGCATGTGGACATGAAGACAGAGTCCTGCCTCTGGCTTAGTCTCCTGGGAGAGTTGGCATTGGCAGAGAAACTAGGGGAACACGCTGGACAGAAGTACAAAGAAAAGGGACTGCCTGGCCATTTAGGGGGTTGGCAGCGGTTCAGTGTTGTTGCGGTGTGGACTGTAAGGGagcaagggccagagagagagtgaacacctTCAGTCTGACCCTGTACACGGGAGCAGGATTGAGTGTTCGAATGCTCTGGAGCCAGTGGTGGGAGGGAACACTGCCAACCCAGAGGGGACCAGTGCCCCTGAGAGATGATGTCAGCCTGAGGTAATTCTGTGGCAttgggatggagagggatggTGGTGGCTTGTAAGTCCTTTGGGGATGTGCGTGGGTAGAATTCTCAGATACCAGTGACTAAAGATTCGGTGCAAGGGAAAATCATCTATGAATATTTTGGAGTGTAGACATTGAGGAAATTTgaattaaaactgtattttgggGGGCATGGGCAGGAATATCTGGTTGTCCACATGGGAAAAAATGACAGGAGGATTAGGAAAATTCTTGCCAAGtttattttcccaaatgaaaCTTGAGAGAAATTTGTTTTACTCCTTCTGACTGTTCGGACTTTTCAGTGTGTTGGCAATTTGAATGAACACTACCTGAATTTAAACATTTGAGTAAAAGAAACCGTACCTCCTCATTGTTAATCTGCAGCAGTGGCTCTCACGGCTTTATTGTTAACAGAATCACTTTGGGGTCCCGGTGAAACAAGATCGCCCAGCTGGAGCTCCTGGAGCTCCTGATTCTTCTGTCCCGGcagcctgagaatttgcatttcttaacAAGTCCCCAAGTGCTGCTGTCCACACTTGAGAACTGCTCAGTTTTTTTGCTCCTCCCTGCTCGAATGATTCATATGCGAGGAAACCAGGCGCCACCCTGCTTCCTGTAGAATGAACTTTGGAATCATACTTGTCCACGTAGGAGCCAGACTTTCATTTAGGATTGAATATCCAGATTTGAAATAAACTAGTATTTTTTTGCCCAttgcaggtgctcagtaagtaaGTGTTTGTGGAAGGGACAAGAGCGTAAGTGACTGTGCACACTAAAATGTGTAACTTTTGGAGGCAGCTGTTTTGCTTGTGTAAAAACAATTGATAATCTGGAGTTGGCTTTTTTGGACCACTTGGCGCTGACCCCCTTTActtgattcattttctttaatggattttttttttttttcacttaaaacttAAACTTTCTTGGCTTTGGTTGAGGAACTTGAAAATAACAACATTTTATGAGACTGAGGACCTTCAGATTATgaacaacattttaaaagttctttttattacTTCTAAGTTTCCCTTGCTTACATTTTTACCAATTTGATAACTACTCTGGTTTTCGAGCCAGAGAGCACATTTTCAAAGTCCCTCCTACCATGGTCAGCCTGGTACCTCAGCAGGTGAGTCAGCTCTTCCTAATCCTGCATCTTCGGACCAAAAGGGACACGGATGTCATTGAATTTGGAGCCTATATCAAAGTTTTTAGTGACTTAGGCATAAAAACCAGAGCATAAGGCGGGAAGAAAAGACTTTTTAGTGACCGAAGCTCATGCATCGTGTATTTTCAGAGTCAGAAGACATCTTACCATTCTACAGCCTTCGTTTGCAAATGGGGAAATCGAGGcccaagaagggaagggaagggctcAGAGCAAAACCAGGGGCGCCAGAGCCAAGGCAGTATTGACCTGCTTCCTGGTCTATACTTCGGATCATTCTTATCTTTGTGTGGTCCATAGATTAGTTTTAAAGATTGAAAACATAATTGGCATATGAGAAATTAGAAAGTTCAGTAAGATGACCATGATCATGATAGTTGAAATGATCCCAGGAGAAGTGTTAAACACGTTTTTAAAAGTTGACTAAAATATTATGCTCACTTTACACCAAATAAACGCACCAAAATAATATGCTCACTTGACACcaaataaataccaaataatGTAGACAGCCACTAACACTTTTAGTGGTAAGGTGGCTCAAATTAATACTAAACTGCCACTGtttaactggaagaaaaaaataggcaacATAGTACATTATCAAAGGATTGTGAAATGCCCATTACTGGAGATGGACTTGGAGTGGATATCATCCATGGTTTGGAAGGAAGCTTCCAAACTTTTCTGCCTTAGTTTTGGAGTGAGAATTGATGGCTCACTAGCTCAGGGCTGCCTGCGTGGCTTTTGAAACGTTGAAAGTAAGGATAGatggactttttaaaaggaaaaatttttaaaaagcagaccaGTAAACAGTGTTTTATACGGAAATGCCCAGCATAAAGGTTTGGGTGAAGCTTCTCATATTTACTAACTGAGCTTAAGAACTGTTAGATGTACTCACTTGAGGCATTTCAGAATTCTGGCTCTGGGTTTTTTCCACTGATGTAGTTTTAGCAgttttgtgaaaagaaaacaggataGTTTTATGGTTAATAACATTGCTTTCTGAATTTCTAAGAGTGCTTTGATTTCTTGGGGGACATGGCTCATCATCTTGGTAAGTTTGTCTTGACATGGCCTCAGGACAAGATAGGTATGCTTTTGACACATCTTGAGGCAGTTGTAGGGACCTCGTTGGACTCAGTCATCCATATACGACCAGAGTCTGAAACTGTGGCCTCATTTCTGTGGGCAGCACTGCAGCCGTGCTTTGGACTTGGCGTCTCCCGAGCCCCTCTGCCGGGTGCAGTGGGTGCGGGCACTGCCGCCGCTCAGTCTCCGTCTGGCCTCTGCCCCATGCTTGCTCAGCCGTGGATGCATCTCTAGGGCTTTGATGTCTTTCCTTGTGGTTCAGGTTGCTGTGTTTATTATGTCAAGAAGAAAAGCAGCTCTGGTAAAAGAAGCGTGGTGGTggttgggggcggggtggggaggggctggggcagcaACCTGGAGATCTCAGAGCTCCTAAGTCTAGGATCCAAGAAATAAGCTCGGGAAGTCTATGTAAACTATTTATCGCTgaggtcttaaaaaaataaataaataaaaacaagccaaCACCCCTCCCCCCTTTGCAGACTATCCCATAAAGGTGTACTCTGGGAGGAGAGTCGAGTCCTCGGTGACTCCGTGTCTGTGTCTTGGCATCAGGAGTGTGCGGCGACCCTGACGAGTAGTGGGGATCGGGCGCTGCGCTGCGGCACGCTGCTTGACGTGAGCCGACAACCGACACGTCCCCCCTTCTCTTTGCAGGTGTCTCTTCTATCATAATTGATCTCAGGTTTTCCATGTTTAACCCAAACAGCTCATTTCTCTCTGGCAGATTGCCAAGTGCTATTAGTTCATATGTGCTACCCAATTAGcggtattcttttgtttttccttccactTTTGATAACAGTCACAGATGGGCAGTACCCTCAGGGGTTCaggtgggctggatttggccttgTGCTTCTGTACTAACTCACCTTTCTAAATGAAATGATTTAGACTTCTGAAACATTGGAACAGTTGGCAGTTGCTGTAGACTTTCTCAGCATAATCAATTAATGTTGGCCTGCTGTTAGGTATTTGCAAGTTTAATCTCATTTGATCTTgtcatttcaaacattttaatgcaatttattttttaactaggTACATGTGAAGATTTCTTGGCAGCTCAGTTGGGAACCATTGATCACCTTGCCCTCATTTCTACCTGTTTCGTGTCAGCAAGAGAGCGTGCCCAAATGAGCAAGGTAGCACAGCAGAACAGTACTCCTGCAATAAGTGTTATTCACACTCAGGCTCATGCCAGCGGCTTACAGCAGGTGCCTCAGCTGGTGCCTGCCGGCCCCGGGGGAGGAGGCAAAGCCGTGCCTCCCAGCAAGCAAAGCAAGAAGAGTTCGCCCATGGATCGAAACAGTGATGAGTATCGTCAGCGCAGAGAGAGGAACAACATGGCTGTGAAAAAGAGCCGGTTGAAAAGCAAGCAGAAGGCGCAGGATACGCTGCAGAGAGTGAATCAGCTCAAAGAAGAGAATGAACGGTTGGAAGCAAAGATTAAATTGCTGACTAAGGAATTGAGCGTACTGAAAGACTTGTTTCTTGAGCACGCACACAACCTCGCAGATAACGTGCAGCCCGGTGGCACTGACAGTCCGGCAACAACTCCTGATAACACGGGACAGTAGACCTCGCCTCACCCCTTCCGAGTTCCCAGCTGGTGGCTGGCATGTTTAGAGGTGTGACCGCCTGCACCACGCGTGTCAGTGGCCCAACGTTGTCTGTTCCATCATTCAGAGATCCATTGAAGGTTGTTTTCTAGGATCAGCACTGAGGAGTTGATTAGCTGAAAATGTTAGCCATGTAATCCGAATATCTAGTTTTAAATGATACGGATTTTTTGTGGggataaaacacatttttaaggtatatggtaaaaaaaaaaaaaaagtcctggacCTTGATGTTCTTAAATTTTCACTTCCCGAGAAATGCTTCTTTTCTAGGTTGATAAAAGGAATGGGGAACTGGCAGGTCCCGCAGGAGGTTCTTGGTTTTATTGGAGATGGTTAATTGGACTAAGATGTTGAATGCCATTTGGTTGatctatttgtgatttttttttctaaattatatactaaaaatcCTTAGGGCTATAGAAATCAATCACTTTGTGATTTGGAGTGATTTTATGTATAGCATAACCCTTGTTTTAGCATAATTAGTACTGTTTTTCCCAACAAGTACAAGTTTCTGAGCAGCGGTGCCAGGTTAAGTAAGCCCCATTGTGTTTTAAAGGCAGTATACAGCCAGTTggcttaaaaatacaaataattaggcggcaaataagctttttaaaaataagaataaagcatATTAGAATTATGCTTTTGGGATACCTTTGGGTTATTGGAttggtgttgttttgttttctaacaacaacaaacagaagACGACTCTGGTTTAGAGAAACTTGTGTAccaaaatttttgtttctgtagaTGCTAGTCAAGTAAGCATTTTTAATTGGTCATTTTGACAGGCAGGTTAGTGGACAGAATGTTTACCAGTCGGGACTTAGGTAGTTTCTTCTGTGTCCAAATATCTGCAATGGGGCCAtgatttttaaaggcagaaacaTCTTGGTAAGGATCATTTGGCATTTGATCCTAACTGagtaattagaaaaatacatcATCAACTCTAGGCTCTCTCCCAAAATAGTAGTCTAAGGAAACTTGAAAGTGTAAGGTTTAACCTTTAATTTATTTCACGTAAATACGTCTTTTTATGTTGTTcttgtaacatttctttttctagttagtGGGCTACTCTAGACTTTTTGTACCAATGCTTCTGTTTGTTAATTTGTATGCTTTTGTGTCccataaattattttagaaaggaaatacTGATAAAACTCAGGATACTGACATTTTTGTTGAGACTAAAAAATGGCAATTACTAAAGTCGGGAATCTTTAGTCTGGTTTGTATCAGTGTTGGTAGTTTTGATTATGTTGatttttcgtttttctttttttttagcacaaTTCTAGCTCAGATTTgttgatgtgtgtgtgtcagtgtgtgtgtgtgtgtgtgtgtgtgtgtgtcaatgtTAGTCTAGGCTGGTGACAAGAGTCTGAGTCACCTCTGGTTAAAACATTGGTGTTGCCAGGTATCTCATTAGAACCTTTTGGACACGTCGTTTCGTGTTAGGACCCGGAACAGTTCAAGCAAGACGTAACTCAAGTCGCACCCTTAGGTTGGACAGTGCTCTCTTGGGCAGGTGGTTAGCACAGTGGCCCAGGACTCAGCAGAGCCCGCACTGAGTCCGCGAGCCTCTTCCGCATGAGACTAGGACCCAGTGCTGTTCTAGGAGAGCCACTTTCCCCAGTGGCTTCGGTCCCTGGCTAGCCACGGGACAGGATCGGGGTTTCTGTTAGATCCAACCCCAGTGTACTTTGGAGTATCAGTGTACTTACAGATGGATAGATTTTATTGCCTAGTGAGGAGATAGCCCGAGAATCCTACTGAATCTTTCGTAGCTGACTGATGTTATATAATTAACCTTATTAGAGGTGCAGTTAGGCCGCTTGACTCTTGAAGCACCTAGAAAGATGTTACATTACATCCCGTTTACTAAAATATGTGTTTCAGAAGTTGATGTCCCTGTGGAAGATACGGTTACCAATTAGATGGATTGACTTAACTATCTTGGAAAAAGAAGCTTTAGGGAGATCATCAGGGGTGTGCACTGATATTTCAAATCAGAACATAACATTTAAACTCTCGGAAAAATTGATGCAAGCTTTCCTCTTACCTATGCAAACAAGAACTTTAGCACAAACAGTCCTTTTGTGTAGAACAAAAATGTTAACCACTGTCTTGACTGTCTCACTGAAGTGTTTGGGAATGAAAGTTTTTAGTTTGATAAGATTTATCAGTATAAAATGGAGGGAAACCAAGTATGGGGAAAGGGTAAGTTTAGAACTTTGGGAATTGTAAAATGGCTAGTGTAACTTTTGTTCTGTGGGTTACATGTGAACCGTTAGGACTGGATCTGCCTCTGCAGGCAGGGCCGGCGGTGTAGGAACTAGGCTTCCGTGAGCAGTTCTCATGCAGCCGCGTCTCCCGAGATGGGCGCGCCGGCGGGTCGGAGCTCTCCTGCTGTCTGGCCCCTTTCAGTTACTGGGATGTGAGCTTAGATACTTGGGATTCTTACTAAGCAGTAGTAAGACGTTAACAGCATATGACCAGATTTTTGAAATTCGGGTCATGAGTgtgaaattctgaaatttgtgTTTCAAAAAAGTAGTGTGTGCAATTTAATATTTGGTATTAAAAGGTATCAGCTTTTGATGTTTCTTAATCCTCATTAGAGGGCTTGAAACTTTGTACCTGAACCACACAGTTAGCACTCAGAGTGCTCTTTGATGCCTTAGAAGTGGGAAGCAATTTTTTGTTTGACAGAAGCTAGGGAGGAGAAGTCCATTCTATAGCTGTTAGATCTGCCTCAGGAAAAAGCCCTTCACTCGTTCTTTGGTTCCTGGCTTTCCTCAGTTTGTGAgattactctatttttttaaatataattttatttcttccaatgaatttgaaataaaacaaactttggaATAATGACTGCATTTCATTGTGCGTTTCTTTATGTTTGACACCAGGGAGGTAGTCCAGGCGTCAGACCGCTCCGAACAGCAGCCAGATGTGCTGCGGTCTCTCCTGTTTCCGGCCCAGGGCAGGGCGCAGGTCCGGGAGCGTGGGGGACCGGCAGGGGTGCTTTGGTCCAGCCTAGATGTCCCCGAATGGCCACGAAGATCCTTTTCTGTGAATGCAGAGCGCCTGTCTCCATGCCTCGTCCCGTGCTCTCGTCCCCAGGCGTGTGCTGGGACAGGGGGCTCTGCCGCTTTCCCGCGCAGACACCTGGTGTCGTGTGCGGCTCCCAGACTCG
Protein-coding sequences here:
- the CEBPG gene encoding CCAAT/enhancer-binding protein gamma; translated protein: MSKVAQQNSTPAISVIHTQAHASGLQQVPQLVPAGPGGGGKAVPPSKQSKKSSPMDRNSDEYRQRRERNNMAVKKSRLKSKQKAQDTLQRVNQLKEENERLEAKIKLLTKELSVLKDLFLEHAHNLADNVQPGGTDSPATTPDNTGQ